From a region of the Hyalangium minutum genome:
- a CDS encoding class I SAM-dependent methyltransferase, whose product MFHRKGPTFLELAQQALSSVEHGYDLLAPKFEYTPFRTPDAVLKVAMEQVGAPGRIDRALDLCCGTGAAMRFLRPLCRQEVVGVDLSRGMLDEARQRLADAPGDAKITLVQSDALKLTYEAEFDVVTSFGAFGHILEEDEPRLADVLTRALRPGGRFVFVTGHPPSAWNPGYWLAKGFNAAMRVRNALWKPPFVMYYLTFLVPRARELLEARGFDVDVRDGLMPPPFTPYSVVVATKRP is encoded by the coding sequence ATGTTCCATCGCAAGGGCCCGACGTTTCTGGAGCTGGCGCAGCAGGCACTCTCGTCCGTGGAGCACGGATACGATCTGCTCGCGCCGAAGTTCGAGTACACGCCGTTCCGCACGCCAGATGCGGTGCTGAAGGTGGCAATGGAGCAGGTGGGCGCTCCGGGCCGCATCGATCGCGCGCTCGACTTGTGCTGTGGCACGGGAGCGGCGATGCGCTTCCTGCGGCCGCTGTGCCGCCAGGAGGTGGTGGGCGTTGACTTGAGCCGGGGGATGCTCGACGAGGCGCGTCAGCGGCTGGCGGACGCACCGGGCGACGCGAAGATCACCCTGGTCCAGAGCGATGCCCTGAAGCTGACGTATGAGGCCGAGTTCGACGTGGTGACGAGCTTCGGGGCCTTCGGGCACATCCTGGAGGAGGACGAGCCACGGCTGGCGGACGTGCTCACCCGCGCGTTGCGGCCCGGGGGCCGCTTCGTCTTCGTCACGGGGCATCCACCGTCGGCGTGGAACCCGGGCTACTGGCTGGCCAAGGGCTTCAACGCGGCAATGCGCGTGCGCAACGCGCTCTGGAAGCCGCCCTTCGTCATGTACTACCTGACGTTCCTGGTGCCCCGCGCCCGCGAGCTGCTGGAGGCCCGGGGGTTCGACGTGGACGTGCGCGATGGGCTGATGCCTCCGCCCTTCACGCCCTACAGCGTCGTCGTCGCCACGAAGCGGCCGTGA
- a CDS encoding protein kinase domain-containing protein: protein MRPDEEHSDEQAHGEEAVWDEADDADLDDSLLAQVAQVSVPLRVPFRGEHLGGQDGQRFEILDQLGGGAMGLVFRARDKELQRVVALKFLLPREGLGELPMSSLLRQEARAVAQLDHENIVRIFDVSEWSGASWEPRIPFLVMECLEGECLSALLLQEHPSLPRTLEIMAAVAAGLGHAHEHHIVHRDLKPGNVFITQKGQVKILDFGLAWLTAAVFPAAPNFPAAGTPSYMAPEQWRGEAQDERTDIWAAGVMLYELLAGVPPYIETSLAELRARVLSDAPVPRLSERRPGLPEELEKLVASMLAKTPRERLSSAAELRERLRRIEEGLTPWRDEPRSLAPQRRQVTLVSCWLADLAGLAEHLDAEDFGELEGAFHQSFSEIIQQHEGSITTCMGDEALACFGYPQAREEDPEKAARAGLFLATHLGTAIQQKLPYLPRRKLTVKVGVHTDTVVLDNLPVELRGRTPALQGEAPKIALWLAHEAAPDTVCLSHTTWKLVRGGFRTEPLGPRFFQGLAGMAKLDVHRLLREQRTTSRFERTHAQGPLTPLVGREPELHQLLESWERACMGQGAFVLVRGEAGIGKSRLIQELRERVPQDSVIRLRCQCWVQFRTSAFAPIIELLQHLLRLESEGSPQANLRKVEGRMRAAGLPPEHVFLVASLLSLPVAEAPPHLRLSPELLKEKTLEALATLLQRMTEERPVFAIVEDLHWADPSTLELLGYLLARIEKWRLCVFLTARRGFEPTWPGKEKIQVLTLERLSPALTAELVRQSASGKALSEETIEQLAAKTDGVPLFVEEMTHMVLEKGSTGSTSAEPFSIPLTLGGLLLARLDKLPRRQKALAQLCAVVGRGFSHALLATLSGRNEAALGQDLSGLLQAGLLQSVEEGPESRYQFRHALIQDAAYQSLLRRTRREYHRRIAQVMAAQFPELADSQPEMLAHHYTEAGEVEPAIHFWAKAGLRASVRSANVEAISHLNQALRLLRSLPEASRRPEQELELQVALGLPLMQTRSIRSREVEQTYSRAFELFHQVGDGLTRVQASTWGSFAYSFMRARFQLGQELAELLASLGERQQSREMLSLGHRMMATNFFTWGQMTTALEHVELALKYSDFGLEQHRELAVKQWVNPRVAALAYGSVVQSALGNMEQARRWSSEALVLAEEIGHHHTLALALTYTALACQLRGELECARERAERCIALSTEHRFRLWLGWSVFIKSWVLSEQGSPREGLALLRANLARWRNAGVKVGMPLFLGMLAEYHMKLGEYSQGLAAVTQALGWADALGERSYESELYRIEGELLQALGYGSAAATAFLHGMEVAERQGAHGFRRHVEAALERQLQGGAGELPLFAPP, encoded by the coding sequence ATGCGTCCAGACGAAGAGCATTCGGACGAGCAGGCGCACGGCGAGGAGGCCGTGTGGGACGAGGCTGACGACGCCGACCTCGATGACTCCTTGTTGGCTCAGGTAGCCCAGGTCTCCGTTCCACTGCGAGTCCCATTCCGGGGCGAGCACCTGGGAGGGCAGGACGGGCAGCGCTTCGAGATCCTGGATCAGCTGGGGGGTGGCGCGATGGGCCTGGTGTTCCGGGCCCGGGACAAGGAGCTTCAGCGCGTGGTGGCGCTCAAGTTCCTGCTCCCGCGCGAGGGGCTGGGCGAGCTGCCCATGAGCTCCCTGCTGCGGCAGGAGGCGAGGGCCGTGGCGCAGCTCGACCACGAGAACATTGTCCGGATCTTCGACGTGTCCGAGTGGAGCGGGGCGTCATGGGAGCCCAGGATTCCCTTCCTGGTGATGGAGTGCCTGGAGGGGGAGTGCCTGTCCGCCCTGTTGCTGCAGGAGCACCCTTCGCTGCCGCGCACCCTGGAGATCATGGCCGCTGTGGCGGCGGGACTCGGCCACGCGCATGAGCACCACATCGTCCACCGGGACCTCAAGCCGGGGAACGTCTTCATCACCCAGAAGGGGCAGGTGAAGATCCTGGACTTCGGGCTCGCGTGGCTCACCGCGGCCGTCTTCCCAGCGGCGCCCAACTTCCCCGCGGCAGGGACGCCCAGCTACATGGCTCCAGAGCAATGGCGGGGAGAGGCGCAGGACGAGCGCACGGACATCTGGGCTGCCGGGGTCATGCTGTACGAGCTGCTCGCGGGTGTTCCTCCTTATATAGAGACGAGCCTGGCGGAGCTGAGGGCGCGGGTGCTCTCCGATGCACCGGTGCCGCGCCTGAGCGAGCGGCGGCCTGGGCTGCCCGAGGAGCTGGAGAAGCTGGTGGCCTCCATGCTGGCGAAGACTCCCCGGGAGCGGCTCTCCAGCGCCGCCGAGCTCCGGGAGCGCCTGCGCCGCATCGAGGAGGGCCTTACGCCGTGGCGGGACGAGCCTCGGAGCCTGGCGCCGCAGCGCCGCCAGGTGACGCTGGTGTCGTGCTGGCTGGCCGATCTGGCGGGGCTGGCCGAGCACCTGGATGCGGAGGACTTTGGCGAACTGGAAGGTGCCTTCCACCAGTCCTTCTCGGAGATCATCCAGCAGCACGAGGGCTCCATCACCACGTGCATGGGGGACGAGGCGCTTGCGTGCTTCGGCTATCCCCAGGCGCGCGAGGAGGACCCGGAGAAGGCAGCTCGCGCGGGACTCTTTCTCGCCACGCACCTGGGCACAGCCATCCAGCAGAAGCTGCCGTACCTCCCGCGCCGAAAGCTCACCGTGAAGGTGGGGGTGCACACGGACACGGTGGTGCTGGACAACCTCCCCGTGGAGCTGCGCGGACGCACTCCCGCGCTCCAGGGCGAGGCGCCGAAGATCGCACTCTGGCTGGCCCATGAGGCGGCGCCCGACACGGTGTGCCTCAGCCACACCACGTGGAAGCTCGTCCGAGGCGGCTTCCGCACCGAGCCGCTCGGCCCCCGGTTCTTCCAGGGGCTGGCGGGGATGGCGAAGCTAGACGTGCACCGCCTGCTGAGGGAGCAGCGCACCACGAGCCGCTTCGAGCGCACCCATGCCCAGGGACCCCTCACGCCGCTGGTGGGCCGCGAGCCCGAGCTGCACCAGTTGCTCGAGAGCTGGGAGCGCGCTTGCATGGGCCAGGGCGCGTTCGTCCTCGTCCGAGGCGAGGCGGGAATCGGCAAGTCCCGGCTCATTCAGGAGCTGCGCGAGCGGGTTCCTCAGGACAGCGTCATCCGCCTGCGCTGCCAGTGCTGGGTGCAGTTCCGCACGAGCGCCTTCGCCCCCATCATCGAGCTGCTCCAGCACTTGCTGCGGCTCGAGTCCGAGGGCAGCCCGCAGGCGAACCTGCGCAAGGTGGAGGGGCGCATGCGGGCGGCGGGCCTGCCGCCGGAGCACGTGTTCCTGGTGGCGAGTCTCCTCTCGCTGCCCGTGGCCGAGGCGCCACCTCACCTCCGGCTCAGCCCGGAGCTGCTGAAGGAGAAGACGCTGGAGGCGCTCGCGACGCTGCTGCAGCGGATGACCGAGGAGCGTCCCGTCTTTGCCATCGTCGAGGATCTCCACTGGGCGGATCCTTCGACGCTGGAGCTGCTGGGCTACCTGCTGGCCCGGATCGAGAAATGGCGGCTCTGCGTCTTCCTTACCGCCCGCCGCGGCTTCGAGCCCACCTGGCCTGGGAAGGAGAAGATCCAGGTCCTCACGCTGGAGCGCCTGTCGCCCGCGCTCACCGCGGAGCTGGTGCGTCAGTCCGCCAGTGGGAAGGCGCTCTCCGAGGAGACCATCGAGCAGCTCGCGGCCAAGACGGACGGCGTGCCGCTCTTCGTGGAAGAGATGACGCACATGGTGCTGGAGAAGGGCTCCACGGGCAGCACCTCGGCGGAGCCGTTCTCCATTCCTCTCACGCTGGGAGGGCTCTTGCTGGCCCGCCTGGACAAGTTGCCCCGGCGGCAGAAGGCGCTGGCCCAGCTCTGCGCCGTGGTGGGCCGGGGCTTCAGCCATGCGCTGCTCGCCACGCTCTCAGGGAGGAACGAGGCAGCGCTCGGGCAGGACCTGAGCGGGTTGCTGCAGGCGGGCCTCTTGCAGTCGGTGGAGGAGGGCCCCGAGTCTCGGTACCAGTTCCGCCACGCGCTCATCCAGGACGCGGCCTACCAATCCCTGCTGCGGCGTACGCGGCGCGAGTACCACCGGCGCATCGCCCAGGTGATGGCCGCGCAGTTCCCGGAGCTGGCCGACAGCCAGCCGGAGATGCTCGCCCACCATTATACGGAGGCGGGGGAGGTGGAGCCGGCCATCCACTTCTGGGCCAAGGCGGGCCTGCGCGCCAGCGTGCGTTCGGCGAACGTGGAGGCGATCAGCCACCTCAACCAGGCGCTCCGATTGCTGCGCAGCCTGCCCGAGGCCTCGCGCCGCCCGGAGCAGGAGCTGGAGCTGCAGGTGGCCCTGGGCCTTCCGTTGATGCAGACGCGCAGCATCCGCTCCCGCGAGGTGGAACAGACTTACAGCCGGGCCTTCGAGCTGTTCCACCAGGTGGGCGACGGGCTGACGCGCGTGCAAGCCTCGACGTGGGGCTCCTTCGCCTACTCCTTCATGCGCGCCCGGTTCCAGCTGGGGCAGGAGCTGGCCGAGTTGCTCGCGAGCCTGGGCGAGCGCCAGCAGAGCCGGGAGATGCTCTCGCTGGGCCACCGGATGATGGCCACCAACTTCTTCACCTGGGGGCAGATGACCACGGCCTTGGAGCACGTCGAGCTCGCGCTGAAATACTCGGACTTCGGGCTCGAGCAGCACCGCGAGCTCGCGGTGAAGCAGTGGGTCAACCCGCGGGTGGCCGCGCTGGCCTATGGCTCCGTCGTCCAATCCGCCCTGGGCAATATGGAGCAGGCTCGGCGCTGGAGCTCCGAGGCTCTGGTGCTCGCCGAGGAGATTGGCCATCACCACACGCTGGCGCTGGCGCTGACCTACACCGCACTGGCGTGCCAGCTCCGAGGGGAGCTGGAGTGCGCCCGGGAACGCGCGGAGCGGTGCATCGCGCTCTCCACCGAGCACCGCTTCCGCCTGTGGCTGGGCTGGTCCGTCTTCATCAAGAGCTGGGTCCTGTCCGAGCAGGGCTCCCCGCGCGAAGGGCTGGCGCTGCTGCGCGCCAACCTCGCGAGGTGGCGCAACGCGGGAGTCAAGGTGGGCATGCCGCTCTTCCTCGGCATGCTCGCGGAGTACCACATGAAGTTGGGGGAGTACTCGCAGGGGCTGGCGGCCGTGACCCAGGCGCTCGGGTGGGCGGATGCGTTGGGGGAGCGCTCGTACGAGTCGGAGCTGTACCGGATCGAGGGCGAGCTGCTCCAGGCGCTCGGCTACGGCTCAGCGGCGGCGACAGCGTTCCTGCACGGGATGGAGGTGGCGGAGCGGCAGGGGGCGCACGGGTTCCGCAGACACGTGGAGGCGGCGCTCGAGCGTCAGCTCCAAGGGGGGGCGGGCGAGCTGCCACTGTTCGCCCCGCCTTAG
- a CDS encoding Dyp-type peroxidase: MDAACFLLLRIEDPPRARSWLRQTLPDITTGADKTSEQLSHWTTGVNLAVTWSGLRALGLPAEALETFPEEFRDGMSARADILGDEDVSAPEAWEFGGPSGPAAQEDLHLLLMLYGTTDAEVTALLELQRARLEAGGLRVLHAQRAARRKNSEGHAIEHFGFRDGISQPQLEGFTDPKHAALDHGGPVKPGEFLLGYENEYAEVPQTPEVPAALDASGVLPPGREAGWKELGKNGSFLVMRKLRQDVEAFEQFLEAHKSVAVGETDEQKKQWLAAKLMGRWPNGAPLKPGEDTPPAPTSGGKDGADNSFGFAEKDPQGYGCPVASHVRRANPRDALPPNAELSRQVSRRHRILRRGITYSDGADQGMIFIALNANIARQFEFLQQTWLNNGKFGGRYAERDPLVAQGTRAMTVPRQPLRRCVEGLERFITVRGGAYFFLPGLKALKFLANLR; this comes from the coding sequence ATGGACGCAGCGTGCTTCCTGCTGCTGAGGATCGAGGATCCCCCCCGGGCGAGGAGCTGGCTGCGCCAGACGCTCCCTGACATCACCACCGGGGCCGACAAGACCTCCGAGCAGCTCTCCCACTGGACGACGGGCGTGAACCTCGCGGTGACGTGGAGCGGGCTGCGGGCGCTCGGGCTTCCAGCCGAGGCGCTGGAGACCTTCCCGGAGGAGTTCCGCGACGGCATGTCCGCCCGCGCCGACATCCTGGGTGACGAGGACGTGAGCGCGCCCGAAGCCTGGGAGTTCGGTGGCCCGTCGGGTCCGGCGGCTCAGGAGGATCTCCACCTGCTGCTGATGCTCTACGGAACCACCGACGCAGAGGTCACCGCGCTGCTCGAGCTGCAGCGGGCCCGGCTCGAAGCGGGAGGCCTGCGAGTGCTGCACGCTCAGCGAGCCGCACGGCGCAAGAACTCCGAGGGCCACGCCATCGAGCACTTCGGGTTCCGCGATGGGATCTCCCAGCCACAGCTCGAAGGGTTCACCGATCCGAAGCACGCGGCGCTAGACCACGGCGGTCCCGTCAAGCCGGGGGAGTTCCTCCTGGGCTACGAGAACGAGTACGCGGAGGTTCCTCAGACGCCGGAGGTCCCTGCCGCGCTGGACGCATCGGGAGTCCTCCCGCCAGGCAGAGAGGCCGGCTGGAAGGAGCTGGGGAAGAACGGCAGCTTCCTCGTGATGCGCAAGCTCCGGCAGGACGTGGAGGCTTTCGAGCAGTTCCTCGAAGCGCACAAGTCGGTGGCCGTCGGCGAGACGGACGAGCAGAAGAAGCAGTGGCTCGCGGCCAAGCTGATGGGGCGCTGGCCCAACGGCGCGCCGCTGAAGCCAGGAGAAGACACGCCCCCGGCCCCCACCTCCGGCGGCAAGGACGGTGCCGACAACAGCTTCGGCTTCGCGGAGAAGGATCCGCAGGGCTACGGCTGCCCCGTGGCCTCGCACGTGCGCCGCGCCAATCCTCGGGATGCGCTGCCACCCAACGCGGAGCTGTCCCGGCAGGTGAGCCGACGCCACCGCATCCTGCGCCGGGGCATCACCTACTCGGACGGGGCGGACCAGGGGATGATCTTCATCGCCCTCAACGCCAACATCGCCCGGCAGTTCGAGTTCCTCCAGCAGACGTGGCTCAACAACGGCAAGTTCGGCGGCCGGTATGCGGAGCGGGATCCGCTCGTGGCACAGGGGACTCGAGCCATGACGGTGCCCCGTCAACCCCTGCGCCGCTGCGTGGAGGGCCTTGAGCGCTTCATCACCGTCCGAGGCGGTGCCTACTTCTTCCTACCAGGCCTCAAGGCCCTGAAATTCCTAGCGAATCTGAGGTGA
- a CDS encoding NAD(P)H-dependent flavin oxidoreductase encodes MSDTSLQPRDVLPSRLAREYGVDVPFVGAGMAFVGGPRLAAAVSNAGGLGMLGTGPIPPAVVAGLVQATRGMTSRPFGINFIVANGSPTGDQPFTTDEHIEVCVQQGVKLVTFHWNVPPERWVRRLHEAGARVWMQVGSVTQAREAVAVGVDGVIVQGVEAGGHVRGTTPLLTLLPEVIAAVAPRLVLAAGGIVDGASAAAAFSAGAEGVWVGTRLVASEESDAHPEYKQRLAAANTSTAVTTLFGPEWPGQPMRVLRNRVVSEWAGREGQVPPPQPGVSIGRAMMGPVPYEMPKFSAILPMPGVTGDFEEMCLAAGEGVSRIHDIRPVAQIVDEMIRDAAQALRTARK; translated from the coding sequence ATGAGCGACACCTCACTTCAGCCTCGGGATGTGCTGCCTTCGAGACTCGCGCGGGAGTACGGCGTGGACGTGCCCTTCGTGGGGGCGGGGATGGCGTTCGTGGGAGGGCCCCGGCTCGCGGCGGCGGTCTCCAACGCGGGAGGCCTGGGGATGCTCGGGACCGGCCCGATTCCTCCAGCGGTCGTGGCGGGGCTCGTCCAGGCGACGCGCGGGATGACCTCGCGCCCGTTCGGCATCAACTTCATCGTCGCGAATGGGAGCCCCACTGGGGATCAGCCGTTCACCACGGACGAGCACATCGAGGTCTGCGTCCAGCAGGGCGTGAAGCTGGTGACCTTCCACTGGAACGTTCCGCCGGAGCGCTGGGTTCGCCGGCTGCATGAGGCGGGGGCACGTGTCTGGATGCAGGTGGGCTCCGTAACCCAAGCCCGCGAGGCGGTGGCGGTGGGTGTGGACGGGGTGATTGTCCAGGGCGTGGAGGCAGGTGGCCACGTCCGAGGGACGACGCCGCTGCTCACGCTGTTGCCCGAGGTCATTGCTGCGGTGGCGCCCCGGCTGGTGCTGGCGGCGGGAGGCATCGTGGATGGGGCCTCGGCGGCGGCGGCGTTCTCGGCGGGCGCGGAGGGCGTATGGGTGGGAACGCGGCTGGTCGCCTCCGAGGAGTCGGATGCGCATCCGGAGTACAAGCAACGGCTCGCGGCGGCGAACACGAGCACGGCGGTGACGACGTTGTTCGGTCCCGAGTGGCCGGGGCAGCCGATGCGCGTGCTGCGCAACCGGGTCGTGAGCGAGTGGGCGGGACGTGAGGGCCAGGTGCCTCCGCCGCAGCCGGGCGTGTCCATCGGCCGGGCGATGATGGGACCCGTTCCCTACGAGATGCCGAAGTTCAGCGCGATCCTGCCCATGCCGGGCGTGACGGGAGACTTCGAGGAGATGTGCCTGGCGGCCGGGGAGGGCGTCTCACGGATCCACGACATCCGGCCCGTGGCCCAGATTGTCGATGAGATGATACGAGACGCGGCGCAGGCGCTGCGGACGGCTCGCAAGTAG
- a CDS encoding response regulator yields MSTILLVDDEQEMLDLFTEVLELMNHRVLGARDGREALSIAREANPDLVVTDWNMPRMTGLELCHELHEDTRLRDIPIILHSSAGNPHAPGVQFVPKSCAMEEFEALVSRLLASTQPQRRTASHELQGSRSPPPHTMPAPSECEAFTFNLKGEAECSTAH; encoded by the coding sequence ATGAGCACGATCCTCCTCGTTGATGATGAACAGGAAATGCTCGACCTCTTCACGGAAGTGCTCGAGCTGATGAACCACCGCGTGCTGGGCGCGCGTGACGGGCGCGAGGCACTGTCCATCGCCCGCGAGGCGAACCCGGATCTCGTGGTGACGGACTGGAACATGCCGCGCATGACCGGGCTGGAGCTCTGCCACGAGCTGCACGAGGACACACGGCTGCGTGACATTCCCATCATCCTGCACAGCTCCGCCGGCAACCCGCACGCTCCGGGAGTCCAGTTCGTGCCCAAGAGCTGTGCGATGGAGGAGTTCGAGGCGCTCGTGAGCCGGCTGCTCGCCAGCACGCAGCCACAGCGCCGGACGGCATCTCACGAGCTCCAGGGGTCCCGCTCGCCTCCTCCGCACACCATGCCCGCGCCCTCGGAGTGCGAGGCGTTCACGTTCAACCTGAAAGGTGAAGCGGAATGCTCCACGGCACACTGA
- a CDS encoding RNA polymerase sigma factor: MATDREKLEQEIRELSQRGDTGGAVERALQGYGMEIMRLMASVLHNPELAKDAFSLFCENLLKGLPSFRWESSFRTWAYRLARNSCYQLAHAPSARETPVSSSGIPDAALRQRSDTRPWQRTSVKERFRALRESLEPEDRMLLLLRVDQRLAWTEVARIMWDSDEPMTSAALSRKATALRQQFQRIKTHLRQMATEQGLLEQDQPPV, from the coding sequence ATGGCGACCGATCGAGAGAAGCTGGAGCAGGAGATCCGGGAGTTGAGCCAGCGGGGGGACACTGGCGGAGCGGTGGAGCGTGCGCTGCAGGGCTACGGGATGGAGATCATGCGGCTGATGGCCTCCGTTCTGCACAACCCCGAGCTGGCCAAGGACGCGTTCAGCCTCTTCTGCGAGAACCTCTTGAAGGGCTTGCCGTCCTTCCGCTGGGAGAGCTCCTTCCGAACGTGGGCGTACCGGCTGGCGCGGAACTCCTGTTACCAGTTGGCGCACGCTCCCTCGGCGCGAGAGACGCCGGTGAGCTCCTCGGGGATTCCGGACGCGGCGCTTCGCCAGCGCTCCGACACGCGCCCCTGGCAGCGGACCTCGGTGAAGGAGCGCTTCCGGGCGCTGCGCGAGAGCCTCGAGCCCGAGGATCGCATGCTGCTGCTGCTGCGAGTGGATCAGCGGCTGGCGTGGACGGAGGTGGCACGCATCATGTGGGACTCGGACGAGCCGATGACGAGTGCGGCCCTGTCGCGCAAGGCCACGGCACTGCGCCAGCAGTTCCAGCGCATCAAGACCCACCTGCGGCAGATGGCCACCGAGCAGGGGCTGCTCGAACAGGATCAGCCGCCGGTGTGA
- a CDS encoding DUF692 domain-containing protein produces MAPSPESWTLPWRGLGLSSNLSASDQPHPYRLLDEEPELFDFVEYSAPLSLSETKKHATLFPEMHRRLQEVPVLFHPVHLNLYGPVLESPEALADLDAHARTVGSPWVGNDVGWWHSGGQPFPGYLYFSPPLTNEGLQDCAAHALHVQSGLSRPLALENPAVFARRGDMHVLDFMARLQSRTGLPLLLDLGHLFSYQLSAELPLETGLDGFPFDRVIEIHIAGGVVTRRWVRRFYVDDHTQPVREELFQLLEWVLPRCTSLRAVTFEGDGHPPEVALLTLRRLRNLIPKQQRAPLRLTPVEAVPPPLSNVSRPWELFDLGHGARRAVESDDVDGTIAEVDFRLAVVAEQLDKDFPISRLLLAGTREGLLAFTSSQEYRELFEGSGRSFGHAFLDYARKRLREHPDEAGAAAAALSFETFLPTLMLRPMNPPKPGEVGLVEDARVGTFPADLSELVYSARALRRHLTGRAWANGTVELSGLESLAQTARRTVSRPWRFAVRRRRGGGMEVHTATPGLSELFRALTQGPLPEKDIAPPLLAEALGRGLVRRG; encoded by the coding sequence ATGGCTCCTTCTCCCGAATCCTGGACGCTGCCCTGGCGAGGGCTCGGCCTGAGCAGCAACCTCAGCGCCAGCGACCAGCCTCACCCCTACCGGCTGCTCGACGAGGAGCCCGAGCTCTTCGACTTCGTCGAGTACAGCGCTCCCTTGTCGCTCTCGGAGACGAAGAAGCACGCCACGCTGTTTCCGGAGATGCACCGGCGCCTCCAGGAGGTGCCGGTGCTCTTCCATCCGGTGCACCTCAACCTCTATGGGCCGGTGCTTGAGTCCCCCGAGGCCCTCGCCGACCTGGACGCGCACGCGCGCACGGTGGGCAGCCCGTGGGTGGGCAATGACGTGGGCTGGTGGCACTCAGGCGGGCAGCCCTTCCCGGGCTACCTCTACTTCTCGCCACCCCTCACCAATGAGGGACTGCAGGACTGCGCCGCGCACGCGCTGCACGTCCAGTCGGGACTGAGCCGGCCGCTGGCGCTGGAGAACCCCGCCGTGTTCGCTCGGCGCGGGGACATGCACGTGCTCGACTTCATGGCGAGGCTGCAGTCGCGCACAGGGCTGCCGCTGCTGCTCGATCTGGGGCACCTCTTCAGCTACCAGCTCTCCGCCGAGCTGCCGTTGGAGACGGGGCTCGACGGCTTCCCGTTCGATCGCGTCATCGAGATCCACATTGCTGGGGGCGTGGTGACGCGCCGGTGGGTCCGCCGCTTCTATGTGGATGATCACACCCAGCCCGTGCGCGAGGAGCTGTTCCAGTTGCTGGAGTGGGTGCTGCCGCGCTGCACCTCGCTGCGCGCAGTCACATTCGAGGGGGACGGGCACCCGCCCGAGGTGGCATTGCTCACGCTGCGTCGCCTGCGCAACCTGATCCCCAAGCAGCAGCGCGCGCCCCTGCGCCTGACGCCCGTGGAGGCTGTTCCGCCGCCGCTGAGCAACGTGAGCCGGCCCTGGGAGCTGTTCGACCTGGGGCACGGCGCTCGCCGGGCCGTGGAGTCAGATGACGTGGATGGGACGATCGCCGAGGTGGACTTCCGCCTCGCGGTGGTGGCCGAGCAGCTCGACAAGGACTTCCCCATCTCGCGCCTGCTGCTGGCGGGCACGCGCGAGGGCCTGCTGGCCTTCACCTCCTCGCAGGAGTACCGGGAGCTGTTCGAAGGCTCGGGCCGCTCGTTTGGCCATGCGTTCCTGGACTACGCCCGCAAGCGCCTCCGCGAGCACCCGGACGAGGCGGGCGCGGCGGCTGCGGCGCTCTCCTTCGAGACCTTCCTCCCGACGCTGATGCTGCGGCCCATGAATCCTCCCAAGCCTGGAGAGGTGGGGTTGGTAGAGGACGCGCGAGTGGGCACGTTCCCTGCGGACCTGTCCGAGCTGGTGTACTCGGCCCGGGCGCTGCGCCGTCACCTCACGGGCCGGGCCTGGGCCAACGGCACGGTGGAGCTGAGCGGCCTGGAGTCCTTGGCGCAGACAGCCCGGAGGACCGTGTCCCGCCCCTGGCGTTTCGCCGTTCGCCGCAGGCGGGGCGGAGGCATGGAGGTGCACACGGCGACGCCGGGGCTCTCCGAGCTTTTCCGAGCGCTCACGCAAGGCCCGCTGCCGGAGAAAGACATTGCTCCTCCGTTACTCGCGGAGGCCCTGGGGCGTGGGCTCGTGCGGCGAGGGTAG
- a CDS encoding YaeQ family protein, whose amino-acid sequence MTLAPTLYDFQISLSQVDRSIDQPQIGIKVARHPSETMQRLWLRVLAYCWAWEERMTFGPGLGEPDAPDLECRDYTGLVTRWVRVGKADPIKLQRAVDQNPHAKVSVLFESAERLEAFIAEAREAKALRVAKAELAAIDAGLLRALSSFDSRRLKVSLTFVGDHVYAECNGQNFDGPLTRSAL is encoded by the coding sequence ATGACCCTCGCTCCGACGCTGTACGACTTCCAGATCAGCCTGAGCCAGGTGGATCGCTCCATCGACCAGCCGCAGATCGGCATCAAGGTCGCCCGCCACCCCTCCGAGACGATGCAACGGCTCTGGCTGCGAGTGCTCGCCTACTGCTGGGCGTGGGAGGAGCGGATGACCTTCGGCCCGGGGCTGGGCGAACCGGACGCGCCGGATCTCGAATGCCGTGACTACACCGGGCTCGTCACCCGCTGGGTCCGGGTCGGCAAGGCGGACCCCATCAAGCTGCAGCGCGCGGTCGACCAGAACCCTCACGCGAAGGTCTCGGTACTGTTTGAGTCGGCCGAACGGCTCGAGGCGTTCATCGCCGAAGCGCGCGAGGCCAAGGCCCTGCGCGTGGCCAAGGCGGAGCTCGCGGCGATTGACGCCGGGCTCCTGCGTGCACTCTCCTCCTTCGATTCCCGGCGCCTCAAGGTGTCGCTGACCTTCGTCGGGGACCATGTCTATGCCGAGTGCAATGGCCAGAACTTCGACGGCCCGCTGACCCGCTCCGCGCTGTGA